The proteins below come from a single Stutzerimonas stutzeri RCH2 genomic window:
- a CDS encoding ABC transporter permease yields the protein MLSPYMSPVERAWYYALRILCALVLLFLIVPVLVIVPLSFNSGSFLVYPLQGFSMRWYEALFSSADWMRSLKNSMLIAPAATFLAVVLGTLAAVGLTRAEFRGKALLMTILISPMVVPVVIIGVASYLFFAPLGMGNSYLSLILVHAVLGVPFVIITVSATLQGFNYNLVRAAASLGASPLTAFFRVTLPLIAPGVISGALFAFATSFDEVVVTLFLAGPEQITLPRQMFSGIRENLSPTIAAAATLLIGFSIALLLTLEWLRGRAEKLRTQQPA from the coding sequence ATGCTGAGCCCCTACATGTCGCCCGTCGAACGGGCCTGGTACTACGCGCTGCGCATCCTCTGCGCCCTGGTGCTGCTGTTTCTGATCGTGCCGGTGCTGGTCATCGTGCCGCTGTCGTTCAATTCCGGCTCGTTCCTCGTCTATCCGCTGCAGGGCTTTTCCATGCGTTGGTACGAGGCGCTGTTCAGCTCGGCCGACTGGATGCGCTCGCTGAAGAACAGCATGCTCATCGCGCCCGCCGCGACCTTTCTCGCCGTGGTGCTCGGCACCCTGGCGGCGGTCGGCCTGACCCGCGCGGAATTTCGCGGCAAGGCGCTGCTGATGACCATACTGATCTCGCCGATGGTGGTGCCGGTGGTGATCATCGGTGTGGCCAGCTACCTGTTCTTCGCACCGCTGGGCATGGGCAACAGCTACCTGTCGCTGATCCTCGTGCACGCGGTGCTCGGCGTGCCCTTCGTGATCATCACGGTCTCCGCGACGCTGCAGGGCTTCAACTACAACCTGGTGCGCGCTGCGGCCAGTCTCGGCGCGTCACCGCTGACCGCGTTCTTCCGCGTGACACTGCCGCTGATCGCGCCGGGGGTAATTTCCGGCGCGCTGTTCGCCTTCGCCACCTCGTTCGATGAAGTGGTGGTGACGTTGTTCCTCGCCGGCCCGGAGCAGATCACCCTGCCGCGGCAGATGTTCAGCGGTATACGGGAAAACCTCAGCCCGACCATCGCCGCCGCGGCGACTCTGCTGATCGGCTTCTCCATCGCCCTTCTGCTGACTCTGGAGTGGCTGCGTGGCCGCGCCGAGAAGCTGCGCACTCAACAACCTGCCTGA
- the rpe gene encoding ribulose-phosphate 3-epimerase: MQPFAIAPSILSANFARLGEEVDNVLAAGADIVHFDVMDNHYVPNLTIGPMVCSALRKHGVTAPIDVHLMVKPVDRMIGDFLEAGASYITFHPEASEHIDRSLQLIKDGGAKAGLVFNPATPLDVLKYVMDKVDMVLLMSVNPGFGGQKFIPNTLDKLREARALIDASGREIRLEIDGGVNPKNIREIAAAGADTFVAGSAIFNQPDYKAVIDQMRAELALARP; this comes from the coding sequence ATGCAGCCGTTCGCTATCGCCCCTTCGATTCTTTCCGCCAATTTCGCCCGTCTGGGTGAGGAAGTGGACAACGTGCTGGCCGCCGGCGCCGACATCGTCCATTTCGATGTGATGGACAACCACTACGTACCCAACCTGACCATCGGCCCGATGGTCTGCTCAGCGCTGCGCAAGCATGGCGTGACCGCGCCCATCGACGTACACCTGATGGTCAAGCCGGTGGATCGCATGATCGGCGACTTCCTCGAAGCCGGTGCCAGCTACATCACCTTTCACCCGGAAGCCTCCGAGCACATCGATCGCTCGCTGCAGCTGATCAAGGACGGCGGCGCCAAGGCCGGTCTGGTGTTCAACCCGGCCACGCCGCTGGACGTGCTCAAGTACGTGATGGACAAGGTCGACATGGTCCTGCTGATGAGCGTCAACCCTGGTTTCGGCGGGCAGAAGTTCATTCCCAACACACTGGACAAGCTGCGTGAAGCGCGTGCGCTGATCGATGCCAGCGGTCGCGAGATTCGTCTGGAGATCGACGGCGGCGTCAATCCGAAGAACATCCGCGAAATCGCTGCGGCGGGCGCCGATACCTTCGTCGCCGGCTCGGCGATCTTCAATCAGCCGGACTACAAGGCGGTGATCGACCAGATGCGCGCCGAGCTGGCGCTTGCCCGGCCATGA
- a CDS encoding ABC transporter permease — MATAISLPANEIAEPNLKQRLARAERVNKLKSQALILPLLLFVLLTFLVPIASLLWRSVENPEVVNTLPRTLAALAEWDGRGLPADPAYQALAEDLYQARREQSLGDLSKRLNMELAGYRSLLTKTARAMPFRETPASYQEALEALDERWGDPAFWQVIQRNDSAVTGYYLLAALDHRIDELGELAKVSPDQAVYLDIFARTFWMGLVITVICLLLAYPLAYLLANLPARQSNLLMILVLLPFWTSILVRVAAWIVLLQSGGLINGALLKMGLIDEPLQLVFNRTGVYIAMVHILLPFMILPIYSVMKNISPSYMRAAVSLGCHPFASFWRVYFPQTLAGVGAGCLLVFIISIGYYITPALLGSPNDQMVSYFVAFYTNTTINWGMATALGGLLLLATMLLYVIYSWLVGASRLRLG, encoded by the coding sequence ATGGCCACAGCAATATCCCTGCCGGCGAACGAGATCGCCGAGCCCAATCTGAAACAGCGTCTGGCACGGGCCGAACGGGTGAACAAGCTCAAGTCGCAGGCGCTGATCCTGCCGCTGCTGCTGTTCGTGCTGCTGACCTTTCTGGTGCCCATCGCCTCGCTGCTCTGGCGCAGCGTCGAGAACCCCGAGGTGGTGAACACGCTGCCACGCACGCTGGCGGCGCTGGCCGAATGGGATGGTCGTGGGCTGCCAGCGGATCCGGCCTATCAGGCGCTGGCCGAGGATCTGTATCAGGCGCGCCGTGAACAGAGCCTGGGCGATCTGTCCAAGCGGTTGAACATGGAGCTCGCGGGCTATCGCAGCCTGCTGACCAAGACTGCGCGGGCGATGCCGTTTCGCGAGACGCCGGCGTCCTATCAGGAGGCGCTGGAGGCGCTCGACGAGCGTTGGGGCGATCCGGCGTTCTGGCAGGTGATCCAGCGCAACGACAGTGCGGTGACCGGCTACTACCTGCTGGCCGCGCTGGATCACCGCATCGACGAGCTGGGTGAGCTGGCCAAGGTCTCGCCGGATCAGGCGGTGTATCTGGACATCTTCGCTCGTACGTTCTGGATGGGCCTGGTGATCACGGTGATCTGCCTGCTGCTGGCCTATCCGCTGGCCTATCTGTTGGCCAACCTGCCGGCGCGGCAGAGCAACCTGCTGATGATCCTGGTGCTGCTGCCGTTCTGGACCTCGATTCTGGTGCGCGTGGCGGCGTGGATAGTGTTACTGCAGTCTGGCGGTCTCATTAATGGTGCGTTGCTGAAGATGGGCCTGATCGACGAGCCGCTGCAGCTGGTGTTCAACCGCACCGGCGTCTACATCGCCATGGTGCACATCCTGCTGCCGTTCATGATCCTGCCGATTTACAGCGTGATGAAGAACATCTCGCCGAGCTACATGCGCGCCGCGGTGTCCTTGGGCTGTCATCCGTTCGCCAGCTTCTGGCGGGTGTACTTCCCGCAGACCCTTGCCGGCGTCGGTGCCGGTTGCCTGTTGGTGTTCATCATCTCCATCGGCTACTACATCACCCCGGCGCTGCTCGGCAGCCCGAACGATCAGATGGTCAGCTACTTCGTAGCCTTCTACACCAACACCACCATCAACTGGGGCATGGCCACGGCGCTGGGCGGCCTGCTGCTGCTCGCCACCATGCTGCTGTACGTCATCTACAGCTGGCTGGTCGGTGCCAGCCGCCTGCGGCTGGGTTGA
- the trpE gene encoding anthranilate synthase component I, which translates to MTREEFLRLAAEGHNRIPLSFETLADFDTPLSLYLKLADAPNSYLLESVQGGEKWGRYSIIGLPCRTVLRVRDHRISVTTDGIETEACEVEDPLAFVESFQQRYRVAPVEGLPRFNGGLVGYFGYDSVRYVERKLGNCPNPDPLGTPDILLMVSDAVVVFDNLAGKLHCIVLVDPSQPEAYEAGQARLQALRAKLRQSITPRLGLDFEKSNGAEPTFRSSFSREDYEQAVNRIKDYILAGDCMQVVISQRMSIPFKAAPIDLYRALRCFNPTPYMYFFNFGDFHVVGSSPEVLVRVEEGLVTVRPIAGTRPRGASEEADLALEQDLLSDAKELAEHLMLIDLGRNDVGRVAETGTVRLTEKMVIERYSNVMHIVSNVTGQLKAPLTAMDALRAILPAGTLSGAPKIRAMEIIDELEPVKRGVYGGAVGYLAWNGNMDTAIAIRTAVIKDGELHVQAGAGIVADSQPALEWEETLNKRRAMFRAVALAERDQQEN; encoded by the coding sequence ATGACCCGCGAAGAATTCCTGCGTTTGGCCGCCGAAGGCCATAACCGCATTCCCCTGTCGTTCGAAACCCTTGCCGACTTCGACACCCCGTTGTCGCTATACCTGAAACTGGCCGATGCGCCGAACTCGTATCTGCTTGAGTCCGTTCAGGGCGGCGAGAAGTGGGGGCGTTACTCAATCATCGGTCTGCCGTGCCGCACCGTGCTGCGCGTGCGGGATCACCGCATCAGCGTGACCACCGATGGCATCGAGACCGAGGCCTGTGAGGTCGAGGATCCGCTGGCCTTCGTCGAATCCTTCCAGCAGCGCTACCGCGTCGCGCCGGTCGAAGGCCTGCCGCGCTTCAACGGCGGGCTGGTCGGCTATTTCGGCTACGACAGCGTGCGCTATGTCGAGCGCAAACTTGGCAATTGCCCCAACCCGGATCCGCTGGGCACACCGGATATCTTGCTGATGGTTTCCGACGCCGTGGTGGTGTTCGACAACCTCGCCGGCAAGCTGCATTGCATCGTGCTGGTCGACCCGTCGCAGCCGGAAGCCTACGAGGCAGGTCAGGCTCGCCTGCAAGCGTTACGGGCGAAGCTGCGTCAGTCGATCACGCCGCGCCTGGGCCTGGATTTCGAAAAGAGCAACGGTGCCGAGCCGACCTTCCGTTCCAGCTTCAGCCGCGAGGATTACGAGCAGGCGGTCAACCGCATCAAGGACTACATCCTCGCCGGCGACTGCATGCAGGTGGTGATTTCCCAGCGCATGTCGATCCCGTTCAAGGCCGCACCCATCGATCTGTACCGCGCGCTGCGTTGCTTCAACCCGACGCCCTACATGTACTTCTTCAACTTCGGTGACTTCCACGTGGTGGGGTCGTCGCCAGAAGTGCTGGTGCGGGTCGAGGAAGGCCTGGTCACGGTCCGCCCCATCGCCGGCACGCGTCCACGCGGTGCCAGCGAAGAAGCTGATCTGGCGTTGGAGCAGGACCTGCTCAGCGATGCCAAGGAGCTTGCCGAACACCTGATGCTGATCGACCTGGGCCGCAACGACGTCGGTCGTGTCGCCGAGACCGGCACGGTGCGGCTGACCGAGAAGATGGTCATCGAGCGCTATTCGAATGTCATGCACATCGTTTCCAACGTCACCGGCCAGCTCAAGGCGCCATTGACGGCGATGGATGCGCTGCGCGCGATCCTGCCGGCCGGCACGCTCTCAGGTGCACCGAAGATTCGCGCCATGGAAATCATCGACGAACTCGAGCCGGTCAAGCGTGGCGTCTACGGCGGCGCGGTCGGCTACCTCGCCTGGAACGGCAACATGGATACCGCCATCGCAATTCGTACCGCGGTGATCAAGGACGGCGAGCTGCACGTGCAGGCCGGTGCCGGCATCGTTGCCGACTCGCAGCCGGCACTCGAATGGGAAGAGACGCTGAACAAGCGCCGCGCCATGTTCCGTGCGGTGGCCCTGGCCGAACGCGACCAGCAGGAGAACTGA
- a CDS encoding ABC transporter substrate-binding protein — protein MSNYLKLSALALGLVCAGQATANSLTAVSFGGANKQAQVKAFYQPWEAAGHGRIVAGEYNGEMAKVKAMVDTNSVSWNLVEVESPELSRGCDEGLFEELDPSIVGNSDDFVEGAIQPCGVGFFVWSTVLAYNADKLKSAPASWADFWDTEKFPGKRGLRKGAKYTLEFALMADGVPVKDVYKVLATKDGQNRAFRKLDQLKPNIQWWEAGAQPPQFLASGDVVMSSAYNGRIAAVQNESNLQIVWSGGIYDFDSWAIPKGAKSQEQARKFIAFTVEPQQQKAYAENIAYGPANTQAVSLLDEKRLAQMPTAPENIADQVAMDVTFWADYGEQLEQRFNAWAAR, from the coding sequence ATGAGCAACTACCTGAAACTGTCCGCGCTGGCGCTCGGGCTCGTCTGTGCCGGTCAAGCCACTGCCAACAGCCTCACCGCGGTGAGCTTCGGCGGCGCCAACAAGCAGGCCCAGGTCAAGGCCTTCTATCAGCCTTGGGAAGCCGCCGGGCATGGCCGCATCGTCGCGGGTGAGTACAACGGCGAAATGGCCAAGGTCAAGGCGATGGTCGACACCAACAGCGTGTCGTGGAACCTGGTGGAAGTGGAGTCTCCGGAACTGTCCCGCGGCTGTGACGAGGGGCTTTTCGAGGAACTCGACCCGAGCATCGTCGGCAACTCGGACGATTTCGTCGAAGGTGCAATCCAGCCGTGCGGCGTCGGCTTCTTCGTCTGGTCGACTGTGCTCGCCTACAACGCCGACAAGCTGAAAAGCGCGCCGGCCAGCTGGGCGGATTTCTGGGATACCGAGAAATTTCCCGGCAAGCGCGGCCTGCGCAAGGGCGCCAAGTACACCCTCGAGTTCGCACTGATGGCCGACGGTGTGCCGGTCAAGGACGTCTACAAGGTGCTGGCCACCAAGGACGGACAGAACCGCGCCTTCAGAAAGCTCGATCAGCTCAAGCCGAACATCCAGTGGTGGGAAGCCGGCGCGCAGCCGCCGCAGTTCCTCGCTTCCGGCGACGTCGTGATGAGCAGCGCCTACAACGGCCGCATCGCCGCCGTGCAGAACGAGAGCAATCTGCAGATCGTCTGGAGCGGCGGTATTTACGACTTCGATTCCTGGGCCATCCCCAAGGGCGCGAAGAGTCAGGAGCAGGCACGCAAATTCATCGCCTTCACGGTCGAGCCGCAGCAGCAGAAGGCCTATGCCGAGAACATCGCCTACGGCCCGGCGAACACCCAGGCCGTGTCGTTGCTGGATGAAAAGCGCCTGGCGCAGATGCCCACCGCGCCGGAGAACATCGCCGACCAGGTGGCGATGGACGTGACCTTCTGGGCCGACTACGGCGAGCAGCTCGAACAGCGTTTCAACGCCTGGGCAGCACGCTGA
- the gabD gene encoding NADP-dependent succinate-semialdehyde dehydrogenase, producing the protein MTLQLGQPDLLRQTAYLNGEWCEADSGARTEIFNPATGELIGAVPNMGRGETRRAIEAAQAAQPAWRALTAKERAARLRRWYELMLENQEDLARIMTAEQGKPLAEARGEVAYAASFLEWFAEEGKRLYGDVIPAHAGDKRILVQKEPVGVTAAITPWNFPSAMITRKAGPALAAGCAMVLKPAPQTPFSALALAALAERAGIPAGLLSVITADAATSREVGAELCENPIVRKLSFTGSTAVGIKLMQQCAPTLKKLSLELGGNAPFIVFDDADLDAAVEGAMISKYRNAGQTCVCANRIYVQDGIYDAFVDKLSAAVARLKVGNGAEEGVTTGPLIDAAAVAKVQRHLQDALDKGATLLAGGKPHALGGNFFEPTLVGGVTSEMAVAREETFGPLAPLFRFRDEDEVIRQANDTEFGLAAYFYARDLSRVFRVAEALEYGMVGINTGVISTEVAPFGGMKASGLGREGSKYGLDEYVEIKYLCLGGI; encoded by the coding sequence ATGACTCTGCAACTTGGGCAACCCGATTTGTTGCGCCAAACCGCCTATCTCAACGGTGAGTGGTGCGAGGCCGACAGTGGCGCGCGCACCGAAATCTTCAATCCGGCCACCGGCGAGCTGATTGGCGCCGTGCCGAACATGGGCCGCGGCGAAACCCGCCGCGCCATCGAAGCCGCGCAGGCAGCCCAACCGGCCTGGCGCGCGCTGACCGCGAAGGAGCGCGCGGCGCGCCTGCGGCGCTGGTACGAACTGATGCTGGAGAATCAGGAAGACCTGGCGCGGATCATGACCGCCGAACAGGGCAAACCACTGGCCGAGGCCCGGGGGGAGGTGGCCTATGCGGCATCCTTTCTCGAATGGTTCGCCGAGGAGGGTAAGCGCCTGTATGGCGATGTGATTCCCGCCCATGCCGGCGACAAGCGCATCCTAGTGCAGAAGGAGCCGGTCGGCGTCACCGCGGCGATCACTCCGTGGAATTTTCCCAGCGCCATGATCACCCGCAAGGCCGGCCCGGCGCTGGCGGCCGGTTGTGCCATGGTCCTCAAGCCGGCACCACAAACACCGTTTTCCGCACTGGCGCTGGCTGCATTGGCCGAGCGTGCGGGAATTCCGGCTGGGCTGCTTAGTGTGATTACCGCCGACGCCGCGACCTCCCGCGAGGTAGGCGCCGAGCTCTGCGAAAACCCAATCGTGCGCAAGCTCTCGTTCACCGGCTCGACCGCGGTGGGCATCAAGCTGATGCAGCAGTGCGCGCCGACGCTGAAGAAACTCTCACTGGAGCTGGGCGGCAACGCACCCTTTATCGTCTTCGACGACGCCGATCTGGATGCGGCGGTCGAGGGCGCGATGATCTCCAAGTACCGCAACGCCGGGCAGACCTGCGTCTGTGCCAACCGCATCTACGTACAGGACGGCATCTACGACGCCTTCGTCGACAAGCTTTCCGCTGCGGTGGCGCGGCTGAAGGTCGGCAACGGTGCGGAGGAGGGCGTGACCACCGGTCCGCTGATCGACGCCGCGGCCGTAGCCAAGGTGCAGCGCCATCTGCAGGACGCCCTCGACAAGGGCGCCACCCTGCTGGCCGGCGGCAAACCCCATGCACTGGGCGGCAACTTCTTCGAGCCGACGCTGGTGGGCGGCGTCACGTCCGAGATGGCCGTGGCGCGCGAGGAAACCTTCGGTCCGCTGGCGCCGCTGTTTCGCTTCCGCGACGAGGACGAGGTGATCCGCCAGGCCAACGACACCGAGTTCGGCCTCGCCGCCTATTTCTACGCCCGCGACCTGAGCCGGGTGTTCCGCGTCGCTGAGGCATTGGAGTACGGCATGGTCGGCATCAACACCGGGGTGATCTCCACCGAGGTGGCGCCGTTCGGCGGCATGAAGGCATCCGGCCTCGGCCGTGAAGGCTCAAAGTACGGCCTGGATGAATACGTGGAAATCAAATACCTGTGCCTGGGCGGCATCTGA
- a CDS encoding response regulator transcription factor translates to MIRVMVAEDHTIVREGIKQLIGMARDMQVVGEAASGQQLLDQLRQISCDVVLLDISMPGVNGLEAIPRIRALNQPPAVLVLSMHDEAQMAARALKIGAAGYATKDSEPALLLTALRKVAGGGRYIDPALADRMVFEVGLTDSRPPHALLSEREYSVFERLVQGDSVNDIAGKLALSSKTISTHKARLMQKLAAHSVADLVRYAMEHKLV, encoded by the coding sequence ATGATCAGGGTCATGGTCGCCGAGGATCACACCATCGTCCGTGAGGGCATCAAACAGTTGATCGGTATGGCGCGCGACATGCAGGTGGTCGGCGAGGCCGCCAGCGGCCAGCAGCTGCTCGACCAGTTGCGCCAGATCAGTTGCGATGTGGTGCTGCTGGATATCTCCATGCCCGGCGTCAACGGCCTCGAAGCGATTCCACGGATCCGCGCGCTGAACCAGCCGCCGGCGGTGCTCGTGCTGTCGATGCACGACGAGGCGCAGATGGCAGCGCGGGCGCTGAAGATCGGCGCGGCCGGCTACGCGACCAAGGACAGCGAGCCGGCGCTGCTGCTGACTGCACTGCGCAAGGTCGCCGGTGGCGGGCGCTACATCGACCCGGCGCTGGCCGACCGGATGGTCTTCGAGGTTGGCCTGACCGATTCGCGGCCGCCCCACGCGCTGCTTTCCGAACGCGAGTACTCGGTGTTCGAACGGCTGGTGCAGGGCGATTCGGTAAACGACATCGCCGGCAAGCTGGCGCTGAGCAGCAAGACCATCAGCACCCACAAGGCCCGCCTGATGCAGAAGCTGGCGGCGCATTCAGTGGCCGATCTGGTGCGCTACGCCATGGAACACAAGCTGGTCTGA
- a CDS encoding ABC transporter ATP-binding protein has product MVESTANDILVSFRGIQKSYDGESLIVRDLNLDIRRGEFLTLLGPSGSGKTTSLMMLAGFETPTAGEILLDGRAINNVPPHKRDMGMVFQNYALFPHMTVSENLAFPLSVRGMAKPDIKERVKRALAMVQLEGFRNRYPAQLSGGQQQRVALARALVFEPQLVLMDEPLGALDKQLREQMQMEIKHLHERLGVTVVYVTHDQGEALTMSDRVAVFHQGQIQQIEDPRTLYEKPVNTFVANFLGENNRLPAHLLDRRGDSCTVKLGRGETVEALAVNVGAAGTPVSLSIRPERVLLNGASANCPNRFTGRVAEFIYLGDHIRIRLEVCGVSDFFVKQPIAEFDSALRVGDVVPIGWHVEHVRALDPLQAA; this is encoded by the coding sequence ATGGTCGAGTCAACGGCGAACGATATCCTGGTGAGCTTTCGCGGCATCCAGAAGAGCTATGACGGTGAGTCGCTGATCGTCAGGGATCTCAATCTGGACATCCGCCGCGGCGAATTCCTCACCCTGCTCGGGCCGTCCGGCTCGGGTAAAACCACCAGCCTGATGATGCTGGCCGGCTTCGAAACGCCCACGGCGGGGGAAATCCTCCTCGATGGCCGGGCGATCAACAACGTGCCGCCGCACAAGCGCGACATGGGCATGGTGTTCCAGAACTACGCGCTATTTCCGCACATGACGGTGTCGGAAAACCTGGCGTTTCCGCTCAGCGTGCGCGGCATGGCCAAGCCGGACATCAAGGAGCGGGTCAAGCGCGCGCTGGCGATGGTCCAGCTGGAGGGTTTCCGCAATCGCTATCCGGCGCAGCTCTCCGGCGGCCAGCAACAGCGCGTGGCACTGGCTCGCGCGCTGGTCTTCGAGCCGCAGCTGGTGCTGATGGACGAACCCCTGGGCGCGCTGGACAAGCAGTTGCGCGAGCAGATGCAGATGGAGATCAAGCATCTGCACGAACGCCTCGGCGTCACCGTGGTGTACGTCACCCACGATCAGGGCGAAGCGCTGACCATGTCCGATCGGGTAGCGGTGTTCCATCAGGGCCAGATCCAGCAGATCGAAGACCCGCGCACCCTCTACGAAAAGCCGGTGAACACCTTCGTCGCCAACTTCCTTGGCGAGAACAACCGCCTGCCGGCGCATCTGCTCGACCGGCGTGGTGATAGCTGCACGGTCAAGCTCGGCCGTGGCGAAACCGTCGAGGCGCTGGCGGTCAACGTCGGTGCGGCGGGAACGCCGGTCAGCCTGTCGATTCGCCCGGAGCGGGTGCTGCTCAACGGCGCCAGCGCCAATTGCCCGAACCGCTTCACCGGGCGCGTCGCCGAGTTCATCTACCTCGGCGACCATATCCGTATCCGTCTCGAGGTCTGCGGGGTCAGCGATTTCTTCGTCAAGCAGCCGATCGCCGAGTTCGACAGCGCCCTGCGGGTCGGTGACGTGGTGCCGATCGGCTGGCATGTCGAGCACGTCCGTGCACTCGACCCGCTGCAGGCGGCTTGA
- a CDS encoding phosphoglycolate phosphatase translates to MTRLEQLFDGTLPRLVMFDLDGTLMDSVPDLAAAVDKMLMLLGREPAGIERVRDWVGNGSRVLVRRALAGGLNHDGVADELADEALALFMQAYAGGHELTAVYPGVRECLDWLREREVKLAIITNKPAQFIEPLLEEKGLAGYFDWLVGGDTLPQQKPDPAALFWVMDKAGVASGESLFVGDSRNDVRAAKAATVPCVALTYGYNHGEPIADEHPALVLDDLRELVASAPGLR, encoded by the coding sequence ATGACTCGCCTGGAGCAACTGTTCGACGGCACGCTGCCACGGCTGGTGATGTTCGATCTCGACGGTACCCTGATGGATTCGGTACCGGACCTGGCCGCGGCGGTGGACAAGATGCTGATGCTGCTCGGCCGCGAGCCCGCCGGCATCGAGCGGGTGCGCGACTGGGTCGGCAACGGCTCGCGCGTGCTGGTACGTCGCGCATTGGCCGGTGGGCTGAACCATGACGGTGTGGCCGACGAGTTGGCCGACGAGGCGCTGGCGCTGTTCATGCAGGCGTACGCCGGCGGCCACGAGCTGACGGCTGTCTATCCGGGCGTTCGCGAATGCCTGGACTGGCTGCGCGAGCGCGAGGTGAAGCTGGCGATCATCACAAACAAGCCGGCGCAGTTCATCGAACCGCTGCTGGAGGAGAAGGGGCTGGCCGGTTACTTCGATTGGCTGGTCGGCGGTGATACCTTGCCGCAGCAAAAGCCCGATCCGGCGGCGCTGTTCTGGGTTATGGACAAGGCGGGCGTTGCGTCCGGCGAATCGCTGTTCGTGGGTGATTCGCGCAATGACGTGCGGGCTGCCAAGGCCGCGACAGTCCCGTGTGTCGCGCTTACCTACGGCTACAACCACGGCGAGCCCATCGCTGATGAGCATCCGGCTTTGGTGCTCGACGACCTGCGTGAGCTGGTTGCTTCGGCTCCGGGGCTGCGCTAG
- the gabT gene encoding 4-aminobutyrate--2-oxoglutarate transaminase, with product MSKTNESLMQRRVAAVPRGVGQIHPIFADHAKNSSVVDVEGREFIDFAGGIAVLNTGHLHPKIIKAVEDQLHKLTHTCFQVLAYEPYVELCEKINARVPGDFAKKTLLVTTGSEAVENAVKIARAATGRAGVIAFTGAYHGRTMMTLGLTGKVAPYSAGMGLMPGGIFRALYPCAIYGVSVDDSIASIERIFKNDAEPRDIAAIIIEPVQGEGGFNVAPKDFMARLRALCDEHGILLIADEVQTGAGRTGTFFAMEQMGVVADLTTFAKSVGGGFPIAGVCGKAEIMDAIAPGGLGGTYAGNPLSCAAALAVLEVFEEEKLLDRCKAVAERLTTGLKAIQTKHKEIGEVRGLGAMIAIELFEDGDHARPAAALTSQIVARARDKGLILLSCGTYYNVLRVLVPLTAEDELLDRGLAIIGECFDELT from the coding sequence ATGAGCAAGACCAACGAATCCCTGATGCAACGCCGTGTCGCCGCCGTTCCCCGTGGCGTCGGCCAGATCCATCCGATATTTGCCGATCACGCGAAGAACAGCAGCGTGGTCGACGTCGAAGGCCGCGAGTTCATCGATTTCGCCGGTGGCATCGCCGTGCTGAATACCGGTCACCTGCACCCGAAAATCATCAAGGCGGTCGAGGACCAGCTGCACAAGCTGACCCACACCTGCTTCCAGGTGCTGGCCTACGAGCCCTACGTCGAGCTGTGCGAGAAGATCAACGCGCGGGTGCCGGGTGATTTCGCCAAGAAGACCCTGCTTGTCACTACCGGCTCCGAGGCGGTGGAAAACGCGGTGAAGATCGCCCGCGCCGCCACCGGGCGTGCCGGCGTGATCGCCTTCACCGGCGCCTACCATGGCCGCACCATGATGACCCTGGGGCTGACCGGCAAGGTCGCGCCGTACTCCGCTGGAATGGGCCTGATGCCCGGCGGTATCTTCCGTGCGCTGTACCCCTGCGCCATTTATGGCGTCAGCGTCGATGACTCGATCGCCAGCATCGAGCGCATCTTCAAGAACGACGCCGAGCCGCGCGATATCGCCGCAATTATCATCGAACCGGTGCAGGGCGAGGGCGGCTTCAACGTCGCGCCGAAGGATTTCATGGCTCGCCTGCGCGCACTGTGCGACGAACACGGCATCCTGCTGATCGCCGACGAAGTGCAGACCGGCGCCGGGCGTACCGGCACCTTCTTCGCCATGGAACAGATGGGTGTGGTCGCCGACCTGACCACCTTTGCCAAGTCTGTTGGCGGTGGTTTCCCGATTGCCGGCGTGTGCGGCAAAGCCGAGATCATGGATGCCATTGCGCCCGGCGGGCTGGGCGGCACCTACGCCGGCAATCCGCTGTCCTGTGCAGCCGCGCTGGCGGTGTTGGAAGTCTTCGAGGAAGAGAAGCTGCTCGACCGCTGCAAGGCGGTAGCCGAGAGGCTGACCACAGGCCTCAAGGCAATCCAGACCAAGCACAAGGAGATCGGCGAGGTGCGCGGTTTGGGCGCGATGATCGCAATCGAGCTGTTCGAGGACGGCGATCATGCGCGGCCGGCTGCCGCCCTGACCTCGCAGATCGTCGCCCGTGCGCGGGACAAGGGCCTGATCCTGCTGTCCTGCGGCACCTACTACAACGTGCTTCGTGTGCTGGTGCCGCTGACTGCCGAAGACGAACTGCTCGACCGTGGCCTGGCCATCATCGGTGAGTGCTTCGATGAGCTGACCTGA